From a single Stomoxys calcitrans chromosome 4, idStoCalc2.1, whole genome shotgun sequence genomic region:
- the LOC106093940 gene encoding tyrosine-protein phosphatase non-receptor type 23, translating to MKAYACVLVALLALAAPSQALLGAKLALLGSLKSGLLGGGGGGGNGGYGGNGYGGGNGGGYGGGGGRYGGGYGGGHGGYGGGYNGGHGGGYNGGYGGSYGGSSGGYNYNRPVFTGGNSNYGWGQQGYGGGYGGNTEVIKVIKVIEQQPAAVSYPTAYASSSTSAEASSSSGWTPISDPAPIPVTVTVAQPIPEPIPQPPPVVVAHPKPVYVSAPQPIPVPIPHPQPVVVAQPKPVYVSVPQPQPQPQPQPIQYLPPPKPVQVHKPITYQVQIQPQHQPQPQPQYHQYHQYQPQYQHYEPSYQQSYQPTYKQSYQPSYEAQAPVKTVHVVVEGSADTHTPAQTYGPPPAVTSNSAGWNSNSWSSNSVGSGPWKSGGVWESVGC from the coding sequence ATGAAGGCTTACGCTTGTGTTCTGGTGGCCCTTTTGGCTTTGGCTGCCCCCTCCCAAGCCCTACTGGGTGCCAAGTTGGCTTTATTGGGATCGTTAAAGAGTGGCCTTTTGGGAGGCGGTGGTGGAGGAGGAAATGGCGGTTATGGTGGCAATGGATACGGAGGCGGAAACGGTGGTGGAtacggcggcggcggcggccgCTACGGTGGTGGTTATGGTGGAGGACATGGCGGCTATGGTGGTGGCTACAATGGCGGCCATGGTGGTGGCTACAATGGCGGTTACGGTGGAAGCTATGGCGGCAGTTCCGGTGGCTACAATTATAATCGTCCCGTCTTTACTGGTGGCAATTCTAACTATGGCTGGGGTCAACAAGGCTATGGTGGGGGTTATGGCGGCAATACCGAAGTCATTAAGGTTATTAAAGTCATCGAGCAACAACCTGCTGCTGTTTCTTATCCCACAGCTTATGCCAGTAGCTCGACTTCTGCTGAAGCATCGTCCTCTTCTGGCTGGACTCCCATATCAGATCCCGCTCCAATCCCAGTTACAGTTACAGTTGCACAACCCATTCCCGAGCCCATTCCACAACCTCCACCAGTTGTAGTAGCTCATCCAAAACCAGTATATGTGTCTGCACCACAGCCCATTCCCGTGCCCATACCACATCCTCAGCCAGTTGTTGTAGCTCAACCAAAACCAGTGTATGTGTCTGTACCACAACCTCAACCCCAACCCCAACCCCAACCTATTCAATATCTACCACCTCCGAAGCCTGTTCAAGTACATAAACCCATTACGTACCAAGTTCAGATTCAACCCCAACACCAACCCCAACCCCAACCCCAATACCACCAATACCACCAATATCAACCTCAATATCAACATTATGAACCTTCATACCAACAATCCTATCAACCAACTTACAAACAATCCTACCAACCTTCATATGAAGCTCAGGCTCCTGTCAAGACTGTCCATGTGGTTGTTGAAGGTTCTGCCGATACTCATACTCCCGCCCAAACCTATGGACCTCCCCCAGCTGTCACCTCCAACTCTGCTGGCTGGAATAGCAACTCATGGAGCAGCAACTCTGTTGGAAGTGGACCTTGGAAGAGCGGCGGTGTTTGGGAGAGCGTCGGTTGCTAG
- the LOC106095190 gene encoding uncharacterized protein LOC106095190 gives MKTYACVLAAMLAVVAMPTEAFFFKTGLGGSGGGYNYNRPVWTGTSSNYGWGAQTYGGGYTGNSEVIKVIKVIEQPTFAQPTYVPQPTYVPQPTYVPQPTYVPQPKPVYVSVPQPKPVYVTVPQPQPQVIAPPRPVYVSRPQTVQYVQPAPQPRPQPIQVIIQKQAPYAPAPAPAPAPIPVPQPQVQPQQPQVVPIQLTIQKSVESQYVPTIAYEPSPVTSGTASWNTDSWTTGTYGEGKNNGIGC, from the coding sequence ATGAAAACATACGCTTGTGTTTTAGCTGCCATGCTAGCGGTGGTGGCAATGCCAACAGAAGCATTCTTTTTTAAGACAGGATTAGGAGGCTCtggcggtgggtataactaTAACCGTCCTGTCTGGACTGGCACCAGCTCCAATTACGGCTGGGGTGCTCAAACTTATGGCGGTGGTTATACTGGAAACTCGGAAGTTATCAAAGTAATTAAAGTCATTGAGCAACCCACATTTGCTCAACCTACATACGTGCCTCAACCTACATACGTGCCTCAACCTACATACGTGCCTCAACCTACATACGTGCCACAACCTAAGCCGGTCTATGTTTCAGTCCCTCAACCCAAGCCTGTGTACGTAACGGTGCCACAACCTCAACCTCAGGTCATTGCTCCTCCCAGGCCAGTCTACGTTTCGAGACCCCAGACAGTACAATATGTACAACCTGCTCCTCAACCAAGACCTCAGCCCATACAAGTGATTATACAAAAGCAAGCCCCTTATGCACCAGCTCCAGCTCCAGCTCCAGCTCCAATACCCGTTCCACAACCTCAAGTCCAGCCCCAGCAACCTCAAGTTGTTCCCATTCAGCTCACCATACAAAAGTCTGTAGAGTCCCAATATGTCCCTACTATCGCCTATGAACCATCGCCGGTTACGTCTGGTACTGCCTCCTGGAATACCGACTCCTGGACCACTGGAACCTACGGGGAGGGAAAAAACAATGGTATTGGATGTTAA